The following are from one region of the Fusarium keratoplasticum isolate Fu6.1 chromosome 4, whole genome shotgun sequence genome:
- a CDS encoding 3-hydroxyanthranilate 3,4-dioxygenase, producing MLSAPINLPKWLEENSHLLQPPINNYCVYNEDFSVMIVGGPNARTDYHINQTPEWFYQYKGAMMLKVVDEGKFRDIIIREGDMFLLPGNTPHNPVRFANTVGVVLEQRRPKDSLDRMRWYCASCGEAVHEAAFHCTDLGTQIKAAVEDFKGDNDKRTCGKCGALADWAPKPGSIKDPNLE from the exons ATGCTTTCGGCGCCTATCAACTTGCCCAAGTG GCTTGAGGAAAACTCTCATCTTTTGCAGCCGCCCATCAACAACTACTGCGTCTACAATGAAGACTTTAGCGTCATG ATCGTCGGCGGCCCCAACGCCAGGACCGACTACCACATCAACCAGACGCCCGAGTGGTTCTACCAGTACAAGGGCGCCATGATGCTCAAGGTCGTCGACGAGGGCAAGTTCcgcgacatcatcatccgcgAGGGCGACatgttcctcctccccgGCAACACACCCCACAACCCCGTCCGCTTCGCCAACACGGTCGGCGTCGTACTCGAGCAGCGCCGGCCCAAGGACTCGCTCGACCGCATGCGCTGGTACTGCGCCTCGTGCGGCGAGGCCGTGCATGAGGCTGCGTTTCACTGCACTGACCTGGGCACCCagatcaaggctgctgttgaagaCTTTAAGGGTGATAACGACAAGAGGACCTGTGGCAAGTGTGGTGCTTTGGCTGACTGGGCACCCAAGCCGGGGagcatcaaggaccccaaTCTGGAGTAA
- a CDS encoding Utp12 domain-containing protein: MVKSYLKYEHGKSFGVVASATSNLVWSSKDRTGTGAGQAIVAANEEVLCWDIKKGELLSRWRDERCSVPATAIAQSKADKDVFAVGYEDGSIRLWDSKISSVILNFNGHKSAITKLAFDKSGVRLASGSKDTDIIIWDLVAEVGQFKLRGHKDQVTGLQFVEPEPQVEDEDGAQAMVLDGEGASEGFLLTTGKDSLIKLWDLSSRHCIETHISQTNGECWALGLSPDYSGCVTAGNDGEIKVWSLDADGLALSARKVDMPAAAQFLQDRGTLHRQSKDKATEVVFHPKKDYFAVHGSEKAVDVWRIRSEAEIKKALARKRRRRREKAKDAKAAEEEANAGEEPVDVSKADISDVFVQYVIVRTGGKVRSVDWAVPTGQKDLHLLVGTTNNLLEYYSLSPKDKSEKSKKDAPDYTRALSVELPGHRTDIRALSLSSDDRMLASASNGTLKIWNIKTQNCIRTFECGYALCCSFLPGDKVVVVGTKSGELQLFDVASAALLDSVDAHEGAIWSLHVHPDGKSVVSGSADKTAKFWDFKIVQEEVLGTRRTTPKLKLQQSRTLKVSDDILSLKFSPDARLLAVALLDNTVKVFFVDSLKLYLNLYGHKLPVLSMDISYDSKLIVTSSADKNIRIWGLDFGDCHKALFGHQDSILQIAFVPHNSDGNGHHFFSSSKDRTIRYWDGDKFEQIQRLDGHHGEVWAIAVAHSGNLLVSAGHDKSIRVWDETEEQIFLEEEREKEIEELYESTLTTSLERDPDAQDENNEVAAASKQTTETLMAGERIAEALEMGMADLSLLREYEEAKLTNPHAQPPQRNPVFLALGNITAEAYVLSVLQRIKASALHDALLVLPFASVPILFTFLDLFAARSMNMPLTCRILFFMLKTHHKQIVASRTMKTMLDGIRVNLRAALKRQKDEMGVNIAALKVVGMQIRDRSVKDYVDENWEEENEERSAKKRAFVHVA; encoded by the exons ATGGTCAAGTCATATCT GAAATACGAACATGGCAAGTCCTTTGGCGTCGTCGCCTCGGCGACCTCCAACTTGGTCTGGTCGTCCAAGGATCGAACGGGAACCGGCGCGGGACAGGCGATAGTCGCTGCGAACGAGGAAGTTCTTTGCTGGGATATCAAGAAGGGCGAACTGCTAAGTCGCTGGAGAGATGAGCGCTGCTCCGTGCCTGCGACGGCAATCGCGCAAAGCAAAGCCGACAAGGACGTTTTTGCCGTGGGCTACGAAGATGGCAGTATTCGACTTTGGGATAGCAAGATCTCGTCCGTCATTCTCAACTTCAACGGCCACAAGTCTGCGATCACCAAGCTGGCATTCGACAAGTCTGGCGTCAGACTTGCCAGCGGTTCCAAGGACACggacatcatcatctgggATTTGGTTGCTGAGGTTGGTCAGTTCAAACTGCGAGGACACAAGGATCAGGTTACAGGTCTTCAATTTGTTGAGCCAGAGCCTcaggttgaggatgaagatggtgcgCAGGCCATGGTCCTCGATGGTGAGGGAGCCTCGGAAGGGTTCCTCCTGACCACCGGAAAGGACTCTCTCATCAAGCTCTGGGACCTGTCATCAAGGCACTGTATCGAAACCCATATCTCTCAGACAAATGGCGAGTGCTGGGCGCTTGGACTATCTCCCGACTACAGCGGATGCGTCACAGCCGGAAACGATGGCGAAATCAAGGTCTGGTCTCTGGACGCCGATGGCCTTGCGCTCAGCGCTCGCAAGGTGGATATGCCAGCTGCAGCACAGTTCCTGCAAGACCGAGGCACATTGCACCGTCAAAGCAAAGACAAGGCGACCGAAGTCGTCTTCCACCCCAAGAAGGACTACTTTGCCGTTCACGGCTCAGAAAAGGCAGTCGACGTGTGGAGGATACGCTCAGAGGCTGAGATCAAAAAGGCGCTGGCTCGAAAGCGGAGAAGACGTCGTGAGAAGGCAAAGgatgccaaggctgccgaagAGGAGGCGAACGCGGGTGAAGAGCCAGTTGATGTCTCAAAGGCTGACATCAGCGATGTCTTTGTTCAGTACGTTATCGTGCGGACAGGAGGCAAGGTCCGCTCAGTTGACTGGGCTGTACCAACTGGACAGAAGGATCTTCACCTGCTAGTAGGCACCACAAACAATCTCCTCGAGTACTATAGTCTGTCacccaaggacaagagcgAAAAGTCAAAGAAGGATGCCCCTGATTATACAAGGGCGCTCTCTGTGGAGCTGCCTGGCCACCGAACAGACATCCGAGCCCTATCTCTCAGCTCAGACGACAGGATGCTGGCGTCGGCATCCAATGGTACTCTGAAGATCTGGAACATCAAGACGCAAAACTGCATTCGGACATTTGAGTGTGGCTATGCTCTCTGCTGTTCGTTCCTCCCTGGAGACAAGGTGGTTGTGGTTGGTACCAAGAGCGGTGAATTGCAGCTCTTCGATGTTGCTTCCGCGGCTCTCTTGGACAGCGTAGATGCTCATGAGGGTGCTATCTGGTCTCTCCACGTTCATCCCGACGGAAAATCTGTTGTCTCTGGAAGTGCTGACAAGACGGCCAAGTTCTGGGATTTCAAGATTGTCCAAGAGGAGGTGCTGGGCACGAGGAGGACAACACCAAAGCTGAAGCTGCAACAGTCAAGAACCCTCAAGGTCTCGGACGAcatcctcagcctcaagTTCTCCCCAGACGCGAGGCTGCTGGCGGTCGCGCTCCTGGACAACACGGTCAAGGTCTTCTTTGTCGACTCCCTCAAGCTGTACCTCAACCTCTACGGCCACAAGCTCCCCGTACTGAGCATGGACATTTCGTACGACAGCAAGCTCATCGTGACGAGCTCAGCTGACAAGAACATCCGGATATGGGGTCTTGATTTTGGAGATTGCCACAAGGCTCTCTTTGGACACCAGGACAGTATCCTTCAGATCGCTTTCGTGCCGCACAACTCGGACGGCAACGGACACCacttcttcagcagcagcaaggaccGCACCATCCGGTACTGGGACGGCGACAAGTTTGAGCAGATCCAGAGACTTGATGGCCACCACGGCGAGGTGTGGGCCATTGCCGTTGCCCACAGCGGTAACCTGCTGGTCAGCGCCGGCCACGACAAGAGCATCCGTGTCTGGGACGAGACAGAGGAGCAGATCTTCTTGGAGGAAGAGCgtgagaaggagattgaggagtTGTACGAGAGCACGCTCACAACCTCTCTGGAGCGCGATCCTGATGCCCAGGATGAAAACAACGAGGTGGCCGCCGCGAGCAAGCAGACAACAGAGACACTCATGGCAGGAGAGCGGATAGCAGAGGCCCTCGAGATGGGCATGGCTGACCTCAGCCTTCTTCGTGAGtacgaggaggccaagctcaccaaCCCTCAcgctcagcctcctcagcgcAACCCCGTCTTCCTGGCTCTGGGCAACATCACAGCTGAGGCGTACGTCCTCTCCGTTCTCCAGCGCATCAAGGCCTCAGCGCTGCACGACGCCCTCCTGGTGCTTCCCTTCGCGTCAGTGCCCATCCTCTTCACCTTCCTGGACCTGTTTGCGGCGCGGTCCATGAACATGCCCCTGACGTGCcgcatcctcttcttcatgctcaAGACGCACCACAAGCAGATCGTGGCGAGCCGCACCATGAAGACGATGCTCGACGGCATCCGCGTCAACCTCCGCGCGGCCCTCAAGCGCCAGAAGGACGAGATGGGCGTCAACATTGCCGCTCTCAAGGTGGTGGGCATGCAGATCCGCGACCGCAGCGTCAAGGACTATGTGGATGAGAactgggaggaggagaacgaggAGAGGAGCGCCAAGAAGAGGGCGTTTGTTCACGTTGCTTAA
- a CDS encoding EXS domain-containing protein: MDGDPAVDPELDSFSLAFPLPYRVGFIATLAVWGWGLNLHCLYLFNVDVPHLIRYPGRSSPQHIPHHGSTYRLAIALSALFSLSITLFWLCTWGIPERVIAYGWMPLSYLFALVVLFVVPLRNLPSGGRRRFLATLRRVSIGGLAEAQDGKFGDILLADVLTSYAKVFGDLFVTLCMFFSAQGSSTKRPDRNCGGTVIVPLIMGLPSLIRFRQCLIEYYRVRRAPYKESTGWGGQHLANALKYSSAFPVLITSAWQRSVDDPDSKAVLHKAWIVAVLINSLYSFYWDVTKDWDMTLFASKRDRESPHHPFGLRDRLVFRVPNLYYFVIGMDLMLRCTWSIKLNSRLDKFSDLEGGIFLIEFLEVFRRWVWIFFRVETEWIRNSSTGLGIDDILLGDYQGKDDEED, from the exons ATGGATGGCGATCCCGCTGTTGATCCGGAGCTTGACTCCTTCAGCTTGGCTTTCCCTCTGCCATACCGTGTCGGCTTCATCGCAACTTTGG CCGTCTGGGGATGGGGCTTGAACCTCCACTGCCTCTATCTCTTCAATGTCGACGTTCCGCACCTTATTCGATATCCCGGCCGATCATCGCCGCAACACATTCCGCATCATGGCTCGACCTATCGCCTCGCCATAGCTCTGTCCGCATTGTTCAGCCTGTCGATAACTCTGTTCTGGCTGTGTACGTGGGGCATTCCGGAGCGCGTCATTGCCTACGGCTGGATGCCGCTGTCCTACCTCTTTGCACTGGTTGTGCTGTTCGTTGTTCCGCTGAGGAACCTTCCTAGTGGCGGCAGAAGGAGGTTCTTGGCTACCCTGCGGCGCGTTAGCATTGGTGGGCTAGCCGAAGCCCAAGACGGCAAGTTCGGGGACATCTTGCTCGCCGATGTTTTGACATCGTACGCCAAGGTCTTTGGGGACCTGTTCGTTACGTTGTGCATGTTCTTTTCAGCACAGGGTTCGTCGACTAAGAGACCCGATCGCAACTGCGGAGGAACAGTGATTGTGCCGCTCATCATGGGGTTGCCGAGTTTGATTCGATTCCGACAGTGCTTGATTGAGTACTATCGTGTCCGAAGGGCACCATACAAGGAGTCGACGGGTTGGGGCGGTCAGCACCTGGCCAACGCCCTCAAGTACTCGTCGGCATTCCCTGTGTTGATAACCAGCGCCTGGCAGAGGTCCGTGGATGACCCAGACTCCAAGGCCGTCCTCCACAAGGCATGGATCGTTGCTGTGCTGATCAACTCACTCTACTCGTTCTACTGGGACGTGACCAAGGATTGGGACATGACCCTCTTCGCGTCAAAGCGAGACCGCGAATCACCACATCACCCGTTTGGGCTGCGAGACAGGTTGGTCTTCAGGGTGCCCAACCTCTACTATTTTGTGATCGGCATGGATTTGATGCTGCGGTGTACATGGTCGATAAAACTCAATAGCCGCCTGGACAAGTTCAGCGACCTGGAGGGAGGGATATTCCTCATCGAGTTTCTCGAGGTGTTCCGACGATGGGTGTGGATCTTTTTCCGCGTCGAGACGGAGTGGATCAGGAATTCCTCCACCGGCCTCGGGATCGACGACATTCTTCTTGGAGACTATCAGggcaaggacgacgaggaggattAA
- a CDS encoding putative endonuclease LCL3: MVWPFGSQSSDKGNEGKSQEQTKRPAVSWTQSLGNPDPDPFAAAKEWAPTVLFSLTGLAALQLYANYLRRIPGAAYVRPNFFRNRSLFGRVTSVGDGDNFHFFHTPGGRAVGWGWLRKVPESRKELRGRTIPIRIAGVDAPEGAHFGKPAQPFAAEALDWLTNYILKRNVRAYIYKRDQYERVVATVYVRRFLFRKDVGLEMIKRGLATTYEAKSGAEFGGMKEVYEKAQAKAKRKRKGMWSGKPSEFESPREYKTKWAAHDKSNSS, encoded by the exons ATGGTATGGCCGTTCGGATCGCAGAGTTCCGACAAGGGCAATGAGGGGAAATCCCAGGAACAGACGAAACGACCAGCCGTGTCATGGACGCAATCGCTAGGCAACCCTGACCCGGATCCTTTTGCTGCCGCCAAAGAGTGGGCGCCTACGGTTTTGTTCTCGCTCACGGGTCTTGCTGCCCTGCAATTGTACGCAAATTACCTTCGTCGGATACCTGGAGCCGCCTATGTTCGACCCAACTTCTTCCGCAACAGGAGTCTCTTTGGCCGAGTCACTagcgttggcgatggtgataACTTTCACTTCTTCCATACCCCGGGCGGTCGGGCGGTGGGCTGGGGCTGGTTGAGAAAAGTTCCAGAATCTCGCAAAGAGTTGAGAGGCCGGACG ATTCCCATCCGCATCGCCGGTGTTGACGCTCCCGAAGGCGCCCACTTTGGAAAGCCAGCGCAGCCATTCGCAGCCGAAGCTCTCGACTGGCTGACCAACTACATCCTCAAACGCAATGTCCGAGCCTACATCTACAAGCGAGACCAATACGAGCGAGTCGTGGCGACGGTCTATGTGCGGCGGTTCCTGTTCCGAAAGGACGTGGGCCTGGAGATGATCAAACGCGGACTGGCGACGACGTATGAAGCAAAATCCGGGGCCGAGTTTGGGGGCATGAAGGAGGTCTACGAAAAGGCGCAGGCCAAGGCTAAGCGGAAGCGAAAGGGCATGTGGTCTGGCAAGCCAAGCGAGTTTGAGAGCCCGAGAGAGTACAAGACGAAGTGGGCGGCACATGATAAGAGCAACAGCTCTTGA
- a CDS encoding Arp2/3 complex 34 kDa subunit — MLLLDYQNVLIQSVLTERFSGAPPASIDQTVSDFDGVTFHISTPETKTQILLSIQIRCFPDLVKYGAEQVLQREYGDYVAPVEPGFDFSVLVDLENLPESKEERDALALKFALLKRNAMAAPFEQAYQEHYALKEEASKFTSEEAPQGVREGGEVKAIHYREEEAIYVKASHDRVTVIFSTVFREETDRVFGKVFIQEFVDARRRAIQNAPQVLFRNDAPLELQGVPGIQNTDSGDIGYVTFVLFPRHLTPQRMGDVISHIQTFRDYFHYHIKASKAYIHSRMRKRTADFLQVLRRARPENEEKERKTASGRTFKVQGN; from the exons ATGCTTCTTCTAGACTACCAGAACGTGCTGATTCAGTCGGTCCTGACTGAGAGGTTCTCGGG TGCCCCCCCCGCCTCCATCGACCAGACGGTCAGCGACTTCGACGGCGTTACTTTCCATATCTCGAcccccgagaccaagacccaAATTCTTCTTTCGATCCAAATAAGATGCTTCCCGGACCTCGTCAAGTACGGAGCTGAGCAGGTTCTCCAGCGAGAGTATGGCGACTACGTGGCACCGGTTGAGCCGGGCTTCGACTTCTCCGTCCTGGTGGACCTGGAGAACCTCCCAGAGTCAAAGG AGGAACGTGATGCGCTGGCCCTCAAGTTCGCTCTCCTGAAGCGCAATGCCATGGCTGCGCCGTTCGAGCAGGCCTACCAGGAGCACTACGccctgaaggaggaggcatcCAAGTTCACATCCGAGGAGGCTCCCCAGGGCGTGCGGGAGGGAGGCGAGGTTAAGGCGATCCACTAccgagaggaggaggccatctACGTCAAGGCCAGCCACGACCGAGTCACCGTCATCTTTAGCACCGTGTTCCGCGAGGAGACAGACCGAGTGTTTGGCAAGGTGTTTATCCAAGAATTCGTCGACGCGCGACGAAGAGCAATTCAAAACGCCCCTCAGGTTCTCTTCAGGAACGACGCCCCTCTCGAGCTGCAGGGCGTTCCTGGAATTCAGAACACCGACTCTGGAGACATTGGATATGTCACCTTTG TTCTCTTCCCCCGACATCTCACACCTCAGCGCATGGGCGATGTTATTTCCCATATCCAGACCTTCCGTGACTACTTCCATTACCATATCAAGGCCTCGAAAGCATACATTCACTCCCGTATGCGAAAGCGAACTGCCGACTTCCTCCAAG TGCTGCGCCGCGCCAGACCCGAgaatgaggagaaggaaagaaagacGGCAAGTGGCAGGACCTTCAAGGTGCAAGGAAACTAA
- a CDS encoding FAA-hydrolase domain-containing protein, which translates to MFALRRTMASLAPQASSSLKQAGKVVCIGRNFAEHITELNNTKPKQPFFFLKPSSSIVLPGEGSVLRPNGIDMHYEVELALIIGKVVRDLQASDTQGALDAIKAYAVAIDMTARNAQNEAKKKGLPWDIAKGFDTFLPMSNIIPKASIKNPQDVELFLKVNGEVKQQGSTNLMIYQIPRILSDISKVMTLQPGDIVLTGTPAGVGPAVPGDVIRAGLRVDGKELEEGNIEIPVEQSPSSYSFAET; encoded by the exons ATGTTCGCCCTCAGACGCACAATGGCCAGCTTGGCACCCCAGGCATCGTCGAGCCTGAAGCAGGCCGGCAAGGTGGTGTGCATTGGCCGCAACTTTGC GGAGCACATTACTGagctcaacaacaccaagcccaagcagcccttcttcttcctcaagccCTCATCTTCCATTGTCCTCCCCGGTGAGGGTTCGGTCCTGCGGCCGAATGGCATTGACATGCACTATGAGGTTGAGCTGGCTCTCATCATTGGCAAGGTGGTTCGGGATCTCCAGGCCTCAGACACCCAGGGTGCTctggatgccatcaagg CCTACGCCGTGGCCATCGACATGACGGCCCGCAACGCCCagaacgaggccaagaagaagggtctcCCCTGGGACATTGCCAAGGGCTTCGACACATTCCTGCCCATGAGCAACATCATCCCCAAGGCGTCCATCAAGAACCCGCAGGACGttgagctcttcctcaaggtcaacggcgaGGTCAAGCAGCAGGGCTCGACCAACCTGATGATCTACCAGATCCCCCGCATCCTGAGCGACATCTCCAAGGTCATGACCCTGCAGCCCGGTGACATTGTCCTCACTGGAACTCCTGCCGGTGTTGGCCCTGCTGTGCCGGGAGACGTCATCCGTGCTGGTCTGAGGGTTGATGGtaaggagctggaggagggcAACATTGAGATTCCTGTGGAGCAGTCGCCCAGCTCTTACTCCTTTGCCGAGACTTAG
- a CDS encoding Copper transport protein, with amino-acid sequence MDHAHMDHSGMDHKGMGHGGMDHGDGGMKDMCSMNMLFTWDTKNLCIVFRQWHIRSTSSLVFSLVAVILLAVGYEALRSLSRRYEEALDKRVRATPSDEPVTESTPILSGQNQEQADQRAHLIKAVLYALQNFYAFMLMLVFMTYNGWVMISVSLGAFIGYVFFGHRTSATKDNACH; translated from the exons ATGGACCACGCACACATGGATCACAGTGGAATGGACCACAAGGGAATGGGCCACGGCGGCATGGaccatggcgatggaggcatGAAGGACATGTGCAGCATGAAC ATGCTCTTCACCTGGGACACCAAGAACCTCTGCATCGTCTTCCGACAATGGCACATCCGCTCGACCTCCTCCCTCGTCTTCTCTCTCGTCGcagtcatcctcctcgccgtaGGCTACGAAGCCCTCCGCTCCCTCTCGCGTCGTTACGAAGAAGCCCTCGACAAGCGCGTCCGCGCCACACCCA GTGATGAACCTGTTACTGAGTCGACTCCCATCCTTTCAGGGCAAAACCAGGAGCAGGCCGATCAGCGCGCCCATCTCATCAAGGCTGTCTTGTATGCCCTGCAGAACTTTTACGCATTTATGCTCAT GCTCGTCTTTATGACCTACAACGGCTGGGTCATGATTTCCGTGTCTCTTGGCGCCTTTATTGGATATGTCTTCTTTGGACATAGAACTTCGGCTACAAAGGACAATGCGTGCCACTAA